In one Streptomyces sp. NBC_01288 genomic region, the following are encoded:
- a CDS encoding ABC transporter permease — translation MAGRLNLWRWVVLGLAALYFLVPLAASVVFTVDVPGEGVTFDAYTQIVSADGFTSSLVLSLELAAATIAIVLLLMVPAMVALRLGAPRLRPVVEVICSLPLVVPPIAFVAGIATVLKWGPDYLSRTPLFETFVAIQNPSFPFILVLAYVVMALPFVYRALDSGLRAIDVKTLVEAARSCGANWPQALVRTVLPNLRGALLNASFLTLALVLGEFTVAQLLGFQPFAVWIYSVGGSNAQLSVAVSVLSLVVTWALLLTLAGVGGRDKTASSRG, via the coding sequence ATGGCTGGACGCCTGAACCTCTGGCGGTGGGTCGTCCTCGGCCTCGCCGCCCTGTACTTCCTGGTGCCGCTCGCCGCGTCGGTGGTCTTCACGGTCGACGTGCCGGGGGAGGGCGTCACCTTCGACGCCTACACCCAGATCGTCTCCGCCGACGGCTTCACCTCCAGCCTGGTGCTCTCGCTGGAACTCGCCGCCGCCACCATCGCCATAGTGCTGCTTCTGATGGTCCCGGCCATGGTCGCGCTACGGCTCGGCGCGCCCCGCCTGCGCCCCGTCGTCGAGGTGATCTGCTCGCTGCCGCTGGTGGTGCCGCCGATCGCCTTCGTCGCCGGTATCGCCACCGTCCTCAAGTGGGGCCCCGACTACCTCTCGCGCACCCCGCTGTTCGAGACCTTCGTCGCCATCCAGAACCCGAGCTTCCCCTTCATCCTCGTCCTCGCCTACGTCGTGATGGCGCTGCCCTTCGTGTACCGGGCGCTGGACTCCGGGCTCCGGGCGATCGACGTGAAGACCCTCGTCGAGGCCGCCCGCAGCTGCGGCGCGAACTGGCCGCAGGCGCTGGTGCGGACCGTACTGCCCAATCTGCGCGGGGCGTTGCTCAACGCGTCCTTCCTCACCCTGGCCCTGGTGCTCGGCGAGTTCACCGTGGCCCAACTCCTGGGCTTCCAGCCGTTCGCTGTGTGGATCTACAGCGTCGGCGGGTCCAACGCCCAGCTCTCCGTCGCCGTCTCCGTGCTCAGCCTGGTCGTCACCTGGGCACTCCTCCTCACGCTCGCCGGTGTCGGCGGGCGCGACAAAACCGCTTCGTCCCGGGGATGA
- a CDS encoding ABC transporter ATP-binding protein gives MTATTLEKTATDNAATVEFRALRREFGPTIALDGLDLTVQPGEFLALLGPSGCGKTTALRMLAGFEHPTSGEVLVDGKDVTDVPAHRRDAGMVFQSYSLFPHLNALDNVAFGLRMRKVRTAERRSRAAELLDLVGLGDKGERFPHQLSGGQQQRVALARALALRPRVLLLDEPLSALDAKVRLSLREEIRRLQQELGITTLFVTHDQEEALSIADRVAVMRAGKLEQCAAPAELYGRPATAFVAEFVGTMSRLPGQLSDGVVEVLGQRLPVDGEAPAGPEVDVLVRPEAIHVHADEAGDARVVGTAFLGAVVRVSVRLGDGTEVKADLPTHEATTLGAGVAVRVSLPERPVLVAERVNP, from the coding sequence ATGACCGCCACCACGCTTGAGAAGACCGCCACGGACAACGCGGCCACGGTTGAATTCCGGGCCCTGCGCCGGGAGTTCGGCCCCACGATCGCCCTCGACGGACTCGACCTGACCGTCCAGCCCGGCGAGTTCCTGGCCCTGCTCGGCCCCTCCGGCTGCGGCAAGACCACCGCCCTGCGCATGCTCGCCGGCTTCGAACACCCCACCTCCGGCGAGGTGTTGGTCGACGGCAAGGACGTCACCGACGTCCCCGCCCATCGCCGCGACGCCGGAATGGTCTTCCAGTCGTACAGCCTCTTCCCGCATCTCAACGCCCTCGACAACGTCGCCTTCGGCCTGCGCATGCGCAAGGTCCGTACGGCCGAACGGCGGTCCCGCGCGGCCGAGTTGCTCGACCTCGTCGGGCTCGGCGACAAGGGCGAGCGCTTCCCGCACCAGCTCTCCGGCGGCCAGCAGCAGCGCGTCGCCCTGGCCCGCGCGCTCGCCCTACGCCCGCGCGTGCTGCTCCTGGACGAGCCGCTGTCGGCGCTCGACGCCAAGGTACGGCTGTCCCTGCGCGAGGAGATCCGCCGCCTCCAGCAGGAACTCGGCATCACCACCCTCTTCGTGACGCACGATCAGGAAGAGGCCCTGTCCATAGCCGACCGGGTCGCCGTCATGCGCGCCGGAAAGCTCGAACAGTGCGCCGCACCGGCCGAGTTGTACGGCCGGCCCGCGACCGCCTTCGTCGCCGAGTTCGTCGGCACCATGAGCCGCCTCCCGGGGCAGCTCTCGGACGGGGTCGTGGAGGTCCTCGGCCAGCGGCTGCCGGTCGACGGCGAGGCGCCGGCCGGACCCGAAGTCGACGTGCTCGTACGGCCCGAGGCGATCCATGTGCACGCCGACGAGGCCGGAGACGCGCGTGTCGTCGGCACCGCGTTCCTCGGCGCGGTCGTCCGCGTCAGCGTGCGACTCGGCGACGGCACCGAGGTCAAGGCCGACCTGCCCACGCACGAGGCCACCACGCTGGGCGCCGGAGTCGCCGTACGCGTGTCGCTGCCGGAACGGCCGGTCCTCGTGGCAGAACGCGTCAACCCGTAG
- a CDS encoding HAD-IA family hydrolase, whose translation MTPHAQLPLQAVLFDMDGTLVDTERLWWEAVEQVAGRTLTDADQPEVLGRPVEHTADWLAQATGGSAADLAAALHREFATRVRTGIVPRPGALDLLDALARDGVPTALVTASPRAVADTVLDALGAGRFAVSVTADDTGLTKPAPDPYLAACRALGVDPAACVAVEDTQTGVSSAEAAGCAVLAVPSLAPIDAAPGRTVRDSLVGVTPADLRAMVTHQPPYELRVLTWNLWLGGSEVDDHRTKQLKAITETGADVVGLQETGGTAAEELAEALGWHHHRAGENLGVISRHPITARFGDPAVGFYGAAGVRIAVAEGREIDLWTCHLDCTPYGPYESAYDGLPAAELIAHEEVRLALMRDALGRIAEVADDVVPVILVGDFNSPSHLDWPDVEWPVTKAAAEAGLRDSYREAHPDPAVDPGHTWSPIHPVNEDGSGRAEPQDRIDYVLHRGLTVLDSRTFVVGAPSPWPDVSANCWPSDHAAVLTVFAMPRG comes from the coding sequence GTGACCCCCCACGCCCAACTCCCGCTCCAGGCCGTCCTGTTCGACATGGACGGAACGCTCGTCGACACCGAGCGGCTGTGGTGGGAGGCGGTCGAGCAGGTCGCGGGCAGAACCCTGACGGACGCGGACCAGCCGGAGGTGCTCGGCCGCCCGGTCGAGCACACCGCCGACTGGCTCGCCCAGGCCACGGGCGGGTCGGCGGCGGACCTCGCGGCCGCCCTGCACCGGGAGTTCGCCACCCGCGTCCGCACCGGCATCGTGCCCCGCCCCGGCGCGCTCGACCTCCTCGACGCCCTCGCCCGCGACGGCGTCCCCACGGCCCTCGTCACCGCGTCCCCCCGCGCGGTCGCCGACACCGTCCTCGACGCCCTCGGCGCGGGCCGCTTCGCGGTCTCCGTCACCGCCGACGACACCGGGCTCACCAAGCCCGCCCCCGACCCCTACCTCGCCGCCTGCCGCGCCCTCGGCGTCGACCCGGCGGCCTGCGTGGCCGTCGAGGACACCCAGACCGGCGTCAGCTCCGCCGAGGCGGCCGGCTGCGCGGTCCTCGCCGTACCGTCGCTGGCCCCGATCGACGCGGCCCCCGGCCGGACCGTACGGGACAGTCTCGTCGGGGTCACCCCGGCGGACCTGCGCGCGATGGTGACGCACCAACCGCCGTACGAGCTACGCGTGTTGACCTGGAACCTTTGGCTCGGCGGCAGCGAGGTCGACGACCACCGCACCAAGCAGCTCAAGGCGATCACGGAGACCGGCGCGGACGTGGTCGGCCTCCAGGAGACGGGCGGCACCGCCGCCGAGGAACTCGCCGAGGCGCTCGGCTGGCACCACCACCGCGCCGGCGAGAACCTCGGCGTGATCAGCCGCCACCCGATCACCGCCCGCTTCGGCGACCCGGCCGTCGGCTTCTACGGCGCCGCCGGGGTCCGGATCGCCGTCGCCGAGGGCCGCGAGATCGACCTGTGGACCTGCCACCTCGACTGCACGCCCTACGGCCCCTACGAGTCCGCCTACGACGGGCTTCCGGCCGCCGAGCTGATCGCCCACGAGGAGGTACGGCTCGCCCTGATGCGGGATGCCCTCGGCAGGATCGCGGAGGTGGCCGACGACGTCGTCCCTGTGATCCTGGTCGGCGACTTCAACAGCCCTTCGCACCTGGACTGGCCGGACGTGGAGTGGCCGGTGACGAAGGCGGCGGCGGAGGCGGGGTTGCGCGACTCGTACCGGGAGGCCCACCCGGATCCGGCCGTGGACCCCGGGCACACGTGGTCGCCGATCCACCCGGTGAACGAGGACGGCAGCGGTCGCGCCGAGCCGCAGGACCGCATCGACTACGTCCTGCACCGGGGGCTCACCGTGCTCGACTCCCGGACGTTCGTCGTCGGCGCGCCGAGCCCATGGCCGGACGTGTCCGCCAACTGCTGGCCGTCGGACCACGCGGCCGTCCTTACGGTGTTCGCGATGCCCCGCGGTTAA
- a CDS encoding DUF1963 domain-containing protein has protein sequence MNSDLINRLAPFRAEALGRGIPPEDVERWIATARPSGTLVTGGDGPVAGRFGGPLLLPADAPDPWFPLLATLDCAALPEETTGLRLPPDGRLLLFGFPEMTYYGGTAGEVVYIPEGTPVEERNTKYPCVYGEEEDTSFDGATLAVYEQFPREELRLAPDVSLPFHFLAPSPEGGDETVTLPGHPRAWDLAEVWEETYGDIVVDGPLHIGGYASHECTETDPVTDAAAEAEQARRHRAAEATPGSVDATELPAPEEWTLLAQWDIGLNGREGATLHWVIPKQDLAERRFDRAHVSFFWNP, from the coding sequence ATGAATTCTGACCTGATCAACCGGCTCGCACCCTTCCGCGCGGAAGCACTGGGGCGCGGGATACCGCCCGAGGACGTCGAACGGTGGATCGCCACCGCCCGCCCGTCCGGGACCCTCGTCACCGGCGGGGACGGGCCGGTCGCCGGCAGGTTCGGCGGACCGCTGCTGCTGCCCGCCGACGCACCGGACCCCTGGTTCCCGTTACTCGCCACCCTCGACTGCGCGGCCCTCCCCGAGGAGACGACAGGCCTCCGACTGCCGCCCGACGGCCGCCTGTTGCTCTTCGGCTTCCCCGAGATGACGTACTACGGCGGTACGGCCGGCGAGGTCGTGTACATCCCCGAGGGGACACCCGTCGAGGAGCGGAACACGAAGTACCCCTGCGTCTACGGCGAGGAGGAGGACACGTCCTTCGACGGCGCGACGCTCGCCGTCTACGAGCAGTTCCCGCGGGAGGAACTGCGGCTGGCGCCCGATGTCTCCCTGCCGTTCCACTTCCTGGCCCCGTCCCCCGAGGGCGGCGACGAGACCGTCACGCTCCCCGGTCATCCCCGCGCCTGGGACCTGGCCGAGGTGTGGGAGGAGACGTACGGCGACATCGTCGTCGACGGCCCGCTGCACATCGGCGGGTACGCCTCCCACGAGTGCACGGAGACGGACCCCGTCACGGACGCGGCGGCGGAGGCGGAGCAGGCGCGTCGGCACCGGGCCGCCGAGGCGACACCCGGGTCCGTCGACGCCACGGAACTGCCCGCCCCCGAGGAGTGGACCCTGCTCGCCCAGTGGGACATCGGTCTCAACGGGCGGGAGGGCGCCACCCTGCACTGGGTGATCCCGAAGCAGGATCTGGCCGAGCGCCGCTTCGACCGGGCGCACGTGTCGTTCTTCTGGAACCCCTGA
- a CDS encoding carbon-nitrogen hydrolase family protein — translation MRTALLQSSGRPGSVVENLKVLDEAAGRAAAGGAALLAAPEMFLTGYAIGDDIGRLAEPADGDSADTIADIAGRHGLAIAYGYPERDGDGVYNSAQLISADGTRLANYRKTHLFGDFERTHFTPGEQPVVQAELNGLTVGLMICYDVEFPEPVRAHALAGTDLLLVPTANMHPFQFVAEALVPVRAWENQMYVAYINRIGQEGEFDFFGLSTLAGPDGVARTRAGRGEELLLSDLDPEFLANSRAANPYLTDRRPGLYGSLA, via the coding sequence ATGCGCACCGCCCTCCTCCAGAGCTCCGGCCGCCCCGGCTCCGTCGTCGAGAACCTCAAGGTCCTCGACGAGGCCGCGGGCCGGGCCGCGGCCGGCGGTGCCGCGCTGCTCGCCGCGCCGGAGATGTTCCTCACCGGATACGCGATCGGCGACGACATCGGCCGCCTCGCCGAGCCCGCCGACGGCGACTCCGCCGACACGATCGCCGACATCGCCGGCCGCCACGGACTCGCGATCGCCTACGGCTACCCCGAGCGCGACGGCGACGGCGTGTACAACTCCGCCCAGCTGATCTCCGCCGACGGCACCCGCCTCGCCAACTACCGCAAGACCCACCTCTTCGGCGACTTCGAGCGCACCCACTTCACACCGGGCGAACAGCCGGTCGTCCAGGCCGAGTTGAACGGCCTGACCGTCGGCCTGATGATCTGCTACGACGTCGAGTTCCCGGAGCCCGTCCGCGCCCACGCCCTCGCCGGCACCGACCTGCTCCTCGTCCCGACGGCGAACATGCACCCGTTCCAGTTCGTCGCCGAGGCCCTGGTCCCGGTGCGGGCCTGGGAGAACCAGATGTACGTGGCGTACATCAACCGCATCGGCCAGGAAGGGGAGTTCGACTTCTTCGGCCTCTCCACCCTCGCCGGTCCCGACGGAGTGGCCCGCACCCGCGCCGGCCGGGGCGAGGAACTCCTCCTCTCGGACCTGGACCCCGAGTTCCTGGCCAACTCCCGTGCGGCGAACCCGTATCTGACGGACCGTCGCCCCGGCCTCTACGGGTCCCTCGCCTGA
- a CDS encoding flavin monoamine oxidase family protein — translation MTSTVPNAVQHADERQPPITMFGPDFPYAYDDFLAHPAGLGQIPATEHGTEVAVIGGGLSGIVAAYELMKMGLKPVVYEADQIGGRLRTVGFDGCDPSLTAEMGAMRFPPSSTALQHYIDLVGLETRPFPNPLAEATPSTVVDLKGESHYATTVDDLPQVYRDVMHAWNACLEEGADFSDMNRAMRERDVPRIREIWSKLVEKLDNQTFYGFLCDSASFKSFRHREIFGQVGFGTGGWDTDFPNSILEILRVVYTEADDHHRGIVGGSQQLPLRLWDREPQKIVHWPYGTSLASLHVGGEPRPAVTRLHRTAGNGITVTDANGDIRTYQAAIFTAQSWMLLSKIACDDSLFPIDHWTAIERTHYMESSKLFVPVDRPFWLDKAVDDRGNPTGRDVMSMTLTDRMTRGTYLLDDGPDRPAVICLSYTWCDDSLKWLPLSANERMEVMLKSLGEIYPKVDIRKHVIGNPVTVSWENEPYFMGAFKANLPGHYRYQRRLFTHFMQDRLPEDKRGVFLAGDDISWTAGWAEGAVQTALNAVWGVMHQLGGTTDPTNPGPGDVYDTIAPVELPED, via the coding sequence ATGACGTCCACGGTGCCCAACGCCGTCCAGCACGCCGACGAGCGGCAGCCGCCGATCACCATGTTCGGGCCGGACTTCCCGTACGCGTACGACGACTTCCTCGCCCACCCGGCGGGCCTCGGTCAGATACCCGCGACCGAGCACGGCACCGAAGTCGCGGTGATCGGCGGCGGGTTGTCCGGCATCGTGGCCGCCTACGAGCTGATGAAGATGGGTCTCAAGCCCGTCGTCTACGAGGCCGACCAGATCGGCGGGCGGCTGCGGACCGTCGGCTTCGACGGGTGCGACCCCTCCCTCACCGCCGAGATGGGCGCGATGCGCTTCCCGCCCTCCTCCACCGCCCTCCAGCACTACATCGACCTGGTGGGACTTGAGACCCGGCCGTTCCCCAACCCCCTTGCGGAGGCGACCCCTTCGACGGTCGTCGACCTCAAGGGCGAGTCGCACTACGCGACCACCGTCGACGACCTCCCGCAGGTCTACCGCGACGTGATGCACGCCTGGAACGCCTGCCTCGAAGAGGGCGCCGACTTCTCCGACATGAACCGTGCCATGCGCGAACGCGACGTCCCGCGCATCCGCGAGATCTGGTCGAAGCTCGTCGAGAAACTCGACAACCAGACCTTCTACGGCTTCCTCTGCGACTCCGCGTCCTTCAAGTCCTTCCGGCACCGCGAGATCTTCGGCCAGGTCGGCTTCGGCACCGGCGGCTGGGACACCGACTTCCCCAACTCGATCCTCGAAATCCTGCGCGTCGTCTACACCGAGGCCGACGACCACCACCGCGGCATCGTCGGCGGCTCCCAGCAACTCCCGCTCCGCCTCTGGGACCGCGAGCCGCAGAAGATCGTCCACTGGCCCTACGGCACCTCGCTGGCCTCGCTGCACGTGGGCGGCGAACCCCGCCCCGCCGTGACCCGGCTGCACCGCACGGCAGGCAACGGCATCACGGTGACGGACGCGAACGGCGACATCCGCACCTACCAGGCGGCGATCTTCACCGCCCAGTCCTGGATGCTGCTCTCCAAGATCGCCTGCGACGACTCGCTCTTCCCGATCGACCACTGGACCGCGATCGAGCGCACCCACTACATGGAGTCGAGCAAGCTCTTCGTTCCGGTCGACCGGCCGTTCTGGCTGGACAAGGCCGTCGACGACAGGGGAAATCCGACGGGGCGGGACGTCATGTCGATGACCCTCACCGACCGTATGACACGCGGGACTTACCTCCTCGACGACGGCCCGGACAGGCCCGCCGTCATCTGCCTCTCGTACACCTGGTGCGACGACAGCCTCAAGTGGCTGCCGCTGTCCGCGAACGAGCGGATGGAGGTCATGCTGAAGTCGCTCGGCGAGATCTACCCGAAGGTCGACATCAGGAAGCACGTCATCGGCAACCCGGTGACCGTCTCCTGGGAGAACGAGCCCTATTTCATGGGTGCGTTCAAGGCCAACCTGCCCGGCCACTACCGCTACCAGCGGCGCCTGTTCACCCACTTCATGCAGGACCGGCTGCCGGAGGACAAGCGGGGCGTCTTCCTCGCCGGCGACGACATCTCCTGGACCGCAGGCTGGGCCGAGGGCGCCGTCCAGACCGCCCTGAACGCGGTCTGGGGCGTCATGCACCAACTCGGCGGCACGACCGACCCGACCAACCCCGGTCCCGGGGACGTCTACGACACGATCGCGCCGGTCGAACTGCCGGAGGACTGA
- a CDS encoding LLM class F420-dependent oxidoreductase, with amino-acid sequence MTTRLGLSLPQMHQYTIGTDVPDVARAAEEIGYDSLWVFERALFPEPATQGLYGIEGLPWPDAYRNVAEPLVTLTLAAAVTERARLGSSVLVAPLHTPFQLAKSLASLDAASGGRVIAGLGTGWSLDEYAASGIRPFAERGKVLDELIEVCRAVWGPDPVTYDGQLTKIASAVVGPKPARPIPIMLAAGNKKAQRRLVDHADGWLPVGMGAEQLAAQWRDLQDLAAERGRTEPIQTVMRVNTVYTAKPYDGPDRQPFQGSADQIVEDLVAHAAVGLEEILIDLQTTPRDAQELKDVAAEVYEKARAAGV; translated from the coding sequence ATGACGACTCGGCTCGGCCTCAGCCTCCCCCAGATGCACCAGTACACCATCGGCACGGACGTTCCCGACGTGGCCCGCGCCGCCGAGGAGATCGGCTACGACAGCCTGTGGGTCTTCGAGCGGGCCCTCTTCCCTGAGCCGGCCACCCAGGGCCTGTACGGCATCGAGGGCCTCCCCTGGCCGGACGCGTACCGGAACGTGGCCGAGCCCCTGGTCACCCTCACCCTCGCCGCCGCGGTCACCGAGCGGGCACGGCTGGGCAGCAGCGTGCTGGTGGCGCCGCTGCACACTCCCTTCCAACTCGCTAAGTCACTGGCCTCGTTGGACGCGGCGAGCGGCGGCCGGGTGATCGCGGGCCTGGGCACCGGCTGGTCGCTCGACGAGTACGCCGCCTCCGGCATCCGGCCGTTCGCGGAGCGCGGCAAGGTCCTCGACGAGCTGATCGAGGTGTGCCGGGCGGTCTGGGGCCCCGACCCGGTGACGTACGACGGGCAGCTGACGAAGATAGCCTCCGCCGTGGTCGGCCCCAAACCCGCCCGGCCGATCCCGATCATGCTGGCCGCGGGCAACAAGAAGGCCCAGCGGCGACTGGTCGACCATGCCGACGGCTGGCTGCCGGTGGGCATGGGAGCGGAGCAACTCGCCGCCCAGTGGCGGGATTTGCAGGACCTGGCGGCCGAACGCGGGCGCACCGAACCGATCCAGACCGTCATGCGGGTCAACACCGTGTACACGGCGAAGCCCTACGACGGACCGGACCGCCAGCCCTTCCAGGGCAGCGCCGACCAGATCGTCGAGGACCTCGTGGCCCACGCGGCGGTCGGCCTGGAGGAGATCCTGATCGACCTCCAGACCACCCCGCGCGATGCCCAGGAGCTCAAGGACGTCGCCGCGGAGGTGTACGAGAAGGCACGGGCCGCCGGGGTCTGA
- a CDS encoding DUF5995 family protein, whose amino-acid sequence MGQLAHFTTPVDKVVSRLRALDEELPARDGIAVFNRVYLAVTEAVDRSVDAGRFADARAAITLDVRFAERYLAAVDTAADGRRPPACWRPLFQLRRHPGVRPLQFALSGINAHIGHDLALAVVDACRTLDCEPAELEDEFDRVGDLLVSLEERVREELMPGPDLFQIADPLTHLLGSWSLERAREATWTAARALWALRGLPDVAEEFTERLDAAVGFAGRMMLTPLPD is encoded by the coding sequence ATGGGGCAATTGGCACACTTCACCACACCCGTGGACAAGGTCGTCTCCCGGCTGCGCGCGCTCGACGAGGAACTGCCCGCCCGGGACGGGATCGCGGTGTTCAACCGCGTCTATCTCGCCGTCACGGAGGCGGTCGACCGGAGCGTCGACGCCGGGCGGTTCGCGGACGCGCGGGCCGCGATCACGCTGGACGTGCGGTTCGCGGAGCGATACCTGGCGGCCGTGGACACGGCGGCCGACGGGCGCCGCCCGCCCGCCTGTTGGCGCCCGCTGTTCCAGCTCCGGCGCCATCCCGGGGTACGACCACTGCAGTTCGCCCTGTCCGGCATCAACGCGCACATCGGCCACGATCTCGCGCTCGCCGTCGTGGACGCCTGTCGCACGCTCGACTGCGAACCGGCCGAGCTGGAGGACGAGTTCGACCGCGTGGGCGATCTCCTCGTGTCGCTGGAGGAGCGCGTCCGCGAGGAACTGATGCCGGGGCCCGACCTGTTCCAGATCGCCGATCCGCTCACGCATCTGCTCGGCTCGTGGAGTCTGGAGCGGGCCCGCGAGGCCACCTGGACGGCGGCGCGGGCGCTGTGGGCGCTGCGTGGACTGCCGGATGTCGCCGAGGAGTTCACCGAACGGCTGGACGCGGCGGTGGGGTTCGCGGGCCGCATGATGCTCACGCCGCTGCCCGACTGA
- a CDS encoding glycoside hydrolase family 6 protein, with protein MLVVAASVVVAVGTVTGMINALDDERGANEARPDGTGATLLVPLPDVPSTPVSAKASSSASTSARPKKTASPSPAKTGGKQSAAVSPSLYRHPESQVLDWVRAHPDDPRTEVIESRIADQPAAVWFADFTPSTITSRVRAVTSGAAAQGRVPVVVPYAIPDRDCGGASEGGASDFDAYDGWIDSFAAGLGSREVVVILEPDSIAQADCLSEAQRADRFEALARAGRVLKAADPKVRVYYDAGHSDWNPAAQQAALLKQAGAASADSSDGIYSNVSNFHATSAEIAYDRQVLDALGGPAGLGAVIDTSRNGNGSPADGQWCDPAGRKIGRAPTLNTGEARIDGYLWVKLPGESDGCRGAAGTFTASYAYDLAR; from the coding sequence GTGCTGGTCGTGGCCGCGTCGGTCGTGGTCGCGGTCGGCACCGTGACCGGGATGATCAACGCGCTGGACGACGAGCGCGGTGCGAACGAGGCACGGCCCGACGGGACCGGGGCGACACTGCTGGTGCCGTTGCCTGACGTGCCGTCAACACCCGTGTCCGCAAAGGCCAGTTCCTCGGCCTCCACCTCCGCCCGGCCGAAGAAGACCGCCTCGCCGTCTCCCGCGAAGACCGGCGGGAAGCAGTCGGCGGCCGTCTCCCCGAGCCTCTACCGCCACCCCGAGTCCCAGGTCCTCGACTGGGTCCGCGCTCACCCCGACGACCCCCGTACCGAGGTCATAGAGTCCCGGATCGCCGATCAGCCGGCGGCGGTGTGGTTCGCGGACTTCACACCGTCGACGATCACCTCCCGGGTCCGCGCGGTCACTTCGGGGGCCGCCGCGCAGGGCCGGGTGCCGGTGGTCGTGCCGTACGCGATCCCGGACCGCGACTGCGGCGGGGCGTCCGAGGGCGGGGCCTCGGACTTCGACGCGTACGACGGGTGGATCGACAGCTTCGCGGCGGGGCTGGGTTCCAGGGAGGTCGTGGTCATCCTGGAACCCGACTCGATAGCCCAGGCCGACTGCCTCTCCGAGGCCCAACGCGCCGACCGCTTCGAGGCGTTGGCCCGCGCGGGCCGCGTCCTGAAGGCCGCCGACCCGAAGGTCCGCGTGTACTACGACGCGGGCCACTCCGATTGGAACCCGGCCGCTCAACAGGCGGCCCTGCTCAAGCAGGCGGGCGCGGCCTCCGCCGACTCCTCCGACGGGATCTACAGCAACGTCTCGAACTTCCACGCCACTTCGGCCGAGATCGCCTACGACCGGCAGGTGCTGGATGCCCTCGGCGGTCCCGCGGGTCTCGGTGCGGTCATCGACACCAGCCGCAACGGCAACGGCTCCCCGGCCGACGGCCAGTGGTGCGATCCGGCGGGCCGGAAGATCGGCCGGGCGCCGACGCTGAACACCGGGGAGGCGCGGATCGACGGCTATCTGTGGGTCAAGTTGCCGGGGGAGTCGGACGGTTGCCGGGGCGCGGCCGGCACGTTCACGGCGTCGTACGCCTACGACTTGGCGCGCTGA